Below is a window of Streptomyces qaidamensis DNA.
CATGCCCTTCCACTGGCCGGGCGAGGGCCGCGCCAACACCCTCACCAACCCCGCGCTCGACCCGACCTCCCGGATGCCGGAGTTCAAGGCGTGCGCGGTGCGGCTGGAGGCGGTCAGCTCACCTTGACCGCCTTCCAGGCCGCCGCCACCGCCTTCTGTTCGGTGCTGTCGGCGCCGTAGAGGTCCTTCGCCGCGCTCAGGGTCGCCGCGCGGGCGGCCGCGTAGTCCGTCGAGGACGTCATGTAGACCGTCAGCGCGCGGTACCAGATCTTGCCCAGCTTGGCCCGGCCGATGCCGGTGACCGTGGAACCGTCACAGGTCGGGGAGTTGTGGGCGACGCCGCCCAGGGTCTTCCTGCCGCTGCCCTCGGCGAGCAGGTAAGCGAAGTGGTTGCCGACGCCCGAGGAGTAGTGCACGTCGAGGTCGCCGAGCTTCGCGTTCCAGCAGTCCGCCGACTTTCCGTCCTTCGACGGCTTGTCCATGAAGCGCAGGGCCTCTCGGCCGAGGCCGGAGCGGACGACCTTCTCGCCGATGAGCCAGTCGCCCCGGTCCTCGGGGTTGGCCGCGTGGAACTCCACCAGCGTGCCGAAGATGTCCGACGTGGCCTCGTTCAGGCCGCCGGACTCGCCCGAGTACCTCAGCGCCGCCGTCTTGGACGTCACGCCGTGGGACATCTCGTGCCCGGCGACGTCCAGCGACACCAGCGGGCCCATCAGCTTGCCGTCGCCGTCGCCGTACGTCATGCAGAAGCAGTTGTCGTCCCAGAAGGCGTTGTTGTAGTCCTTGCCGTAGTGGACGCGGTTGAAGGAGCCCTTGCCGTCGCCCGCGATGCCGGCGCGGCCGTGGACCTTCTTGTAGTAGTCCCAGGTGACGTCGGTGCCGTACTGGGCGTCCACCGCCACCGTGGACCGGTCGGCGGCCGTACCCGTCCCCCACCGGTTGTCGGCGTCCGTGAAGAGCGTCGCGGGGGCGCGGGTCAGGCAGACGGTCAGCAGGCACTGGTCCGTCTTGTTCTCGGCGTCGCCGGTGTAGGTGCCGCCGCGGGTCGCGTCCTTCAGCTGGTACGACGAGCCGGACGCCGTCGTCTGAAGCGGGACCGTGCCGCCGTAGAGGGACTTGCCGTCGCCGGAGGCCGACTCCATGGAGTCCCAGGCGTCGATCCGGTCGCCGGTCGTCGCGTCGGTCAGCACCGTGCGCCCGACGGGGTTGCCGAGTTCGTCGTGCGCCACCGCTTCGGTCTGCCAGGCCAGCTTCGGTGCGCCGTGCAGGGCGTCGACGACCAGTCGCGGCTTGGCGGTCAGCTTCCTCAGGGTCTCGCCGAGGTGCGCGGCGCGCAGCAGGTTCGCCGCGAGGTCGGCGGCCTTGGGGGCGGTCACCTCCGGGGTGACGCTCGCCAGGGAGAGCGCGGACGTCGTCGCGCGGCTCGTACCGCGGTAGGTGCCGTCCGGGTTCAGGTGGAGGACGAAGTCCCCGCCGAGGACCGGGAGCCGGCGGTAGGTGCGGTCGTAGCGGACGTGCCGGGTGCCGTCCTCGTCGACGACGACGTCCCGGACCTCCGTCT
It encodes the following:
- a CDS encoding M4 family metallopeptidase, coding for MSRIRHVRGSRLALAGVALTGTTALLAAVLSPAAGAADRPARSGAIEDAQAVLADRAGALGLTPAQETEVRDVVVDEDGTRHVRYDRTYRRLPVLGGDFVLHLNPDGTYRGTSRATTSALSLASVTPEVTAPKAADLAANLLRAAHLGETLRKLTAKPRLVVDALHGAPKLAWQTEAVAHDELGNPVGRTVLTDATTGDRIDAWDSMESASGDGKSLYGGTVPLQTTASGSSYQLKDATRGGTYTGDAENKTDQCLLTVCLTRAPATLFTDADNRWGTGTAADRSTVAVDAQYGTDVTWDYYKKVHGRAGIAGDGKGSFNRVHYGKDYNNAFWDDNCFCMTYGDGDGKLMGPLVSLDVAGHEMSHGVTSKTAALRYSGESGGLNEATSDIFGTLVEFHAANPEDRGDWLIGEKVVRSGLGREALRFMDKPSKDGKSADCWNAKLGDLDVHYSSGVGNHFAYLLAEGSGRKTLGGVAHNSPTCDGSTVTGIGRAKLGKIWYRALTVYMTSSTDYAAARAATLSAAKDLYGADSTEQKAVAAAWKAVKVS